Proteins found in one Mustela lutreola isolate mMusLut2 chromosome 12, mMusLut2.pri, whole genome shotgun sequence genomic segment:
- the TLR4 gene encoding toll-like receptor 4 isoform X2 — protein MTNLEYLDLSNNKIKVIYHSDLQVLHQMPLLNLSLDLSLNPLSFIQPGAFKEIKLHELTLRSNFDSTDVMKTCIQGLAGLKIHHLVLGEFKNERNLESFDEYLLEGLCNVTIEKFRIAFFDEFSEDITDLFNCLANVSTISLVHLFLKRPRYLPKNLRWQRLEMVNCEFEEFPKWELDSLKEFVFTANKGVSTFTEMKLESLEFLDLSRNDLSFKGCCSYTDLGTNRLKHLDLSFNDIITMSSNFLGLEQLEYLDFQHSTLKQGSDFSVFLSLRNLRYLDISYTHTQVVFKGIFDGLVSLQVLKMAGNSFQDNFLPNIFKDLTNLTILDLSKCQLEGVSQTAFGSLPKLQLINMSHNNLLSLDTLPYEPLPSLQILDCSFNRIVASTEQVRQHFPSNLVSLNLTRNDFACVCEHQNFLQWVKDHRQLLVKVEEMVCTKPLDMQDTPLLSFRNATCQRSKTIITVSVFTVLMVSLVAVLVYKFYFHLMLLAGCKKYSRGESTYDAFVIYSSQDEDWVRNELVKNLEEGVPPFQLCLHYRDFIPGVAIAANIIQEGFHKSRKVIVVVSQHFIQSRWCIFEYEIAQTWQFLSSRAGIIFIVLQKVEKSLLRQQVELYRLLSRNTYLEWEDSVLGRHIFWRRLRKALLDGKPWSPEETADAENN, from the coding sequence ATGACCAACCTGGAGTACTTGGATCTTTCCAATAACAAGATCAAAGTTATTTATCATAGTGACTTGCAGGTTCTACATCAAATGCCTCTACTCAACCTTTCTTTAGACTTGTCCCTGAACCCTTTATCCTTTATCCAACCAGGTgcctttaaagaaattaaactgCATGAACTGACTTTGAGAAGTAATTTTGATagtacagatgtaatgaaaactTGTATTCAAGGTCTGGCTGGTTTAAAGATCCATCACTTGGTtctgggagaatttaaaaatgaaaggaacttGGAAAGCTTTGACGAATATCTCCTGGAGGGACTGTGCAATGTGACCATTGAAAAATTCCGGATAGCATTCTTTGATGAGTTCTCAGAGGATATCACTGACTTATTTAATTGTTTGGCAAATGTTTCTACAATTTCCCTGGTGCATCTGTTTTTAAAGAGACCACGATACCTTCCTAAAAATCTCAGATGGCAACGGCTGGAAATGGTTAACTGTGAATTTGAAGAATTTCCCAAATGGGAGCTGGACTCTCTCAAGGAGTTTGTTTTCACTGCCAACAAAGGCGTGAGCACTTTTACTGAGATGAAGCTGGAAAGTCTTGAGTTTCTAGATCTCAGTAGAAATGACCTGAGTTTCAAGGGTTGCTGTTCTTACACTGACTTGGGGACAAACAGACTGAAGCATTTAGATCTGAGCTTCAATGATATTATTACCATGAGTTCTAACTTCTTGGGCTTAGAACAGCTAGAATATCTAGATTTCCAGCATTCCACCCTGAAACAGGGCAGTGACTTTTCAGTATTCCTATCCCTCAGAAACCTCCGTTACCTTGATATTTCTTATACTCACACCCAAGTTGTCTTCAAAGGCATTTTTGATGGCTTGGTCAGCCTCCAAGTCTTGAAAATGGCTGGCAATTCTTTTCAGGACAactttcttccaaatattttcaaagacCTGACGAACTTGACCATTCTAGACCTCTCTAAGTGTCAGCTGGAAGGGGTGTCCCAGACAGCATTTGGCTCGCTTCCTAAACTTCAGTTGATAAATATGAGTCACAACAACCTCTTGTCATTGGATACACTCCCTTATgagcctctcccctctctccaaaTTCTGGATTGCAGTTTTAATCGAATAGTGGCCTCCACAGAGCAAGTACGACAGCATTTCCCAAGTAATCTAGTTTCCTTAAATCTTACTCGGAATGACTTTGCTTGTGTTTGTGAACACCAGAATTTCCTACAGTGGGTCAAGGACCACAGGCAGCTCTTGGTGAAAGTGGAAGAAATGGTGTGTACCAAACCTTTAGACATGCAGGACACGCCCCTGCTGAGTTTTAGGAATGCCACCTGTCAGAGAAGCAAGACTATCATAACTGTGTCGGTGTTCACTGTACTCATGGTTTCCTTGGTAGCAGTTTTGGTGTATAAGTTCTATTTCCACCTGATGCTTCTTGCTGGTTGCAAAAAGTACAGCAGAGGCGAAAGCACCTACGATGCCTTCGTTATCTACTCAAGCCAGGATGAAGACTGGGTGAGGAATGAACTGGTAAAGAACTTGGAGGAGGGGGTGCCTCCCTTTCAGCTCTGCCTTCACTACAGAGACTTTATCCCTGGTGTGGCCATCGCCGCCAATATCATCCAGGAAGGGTTCCACAAAAGCCGGAAGGTTATCGTTGTGGTGTCCCAACACTTCATCCAGAGCCGATGGTGCATCTTTGAGTATGAGATTGCCCAGACCTGGCAGTTTCTTAGCAGTCGTGCCGGCATCATCTTCATTGTCCTGCAGAAGGTGGAGAAGTCCCTGCTGCGGCAGCAGGTGGAGCTGTATCGCCTCCTCAGCAGGAACACTTACCTGGAGTGGGAAGACAGTGTGCTGGGCCGGCATATCTTCTGGAGACGACTCCGAAAAGCCTTGCTGGATGGTAAACCATGGAGTCCAGAAGAAACGGCGGATGCAGAAAACAACTAG